One window of the Rhinoraja longicauda isolate Sanriku21f chromosome 2, sRhiLon1.1, whole genome shotgun sequence genome contains the following:
- the mterf1 gene encoding transcription termination factor 1, mitochondrial, whose translation MTVTRLYVSWRCWKIMAGRVATQAMRLCPGVRYSFFTPNIFPAALLKITYLSTSSHDQPTETLQKPENGILIDNLTVLGVDIKMARRRQPGVLRKLITNEKCVVEFLRSKGANNNDIASIISRYPRAITRSSNHLDERWRLWRSIFKTDSEIITIIQRSPESYFRSSDNENLEKNISFLRSLGLTAADLHRMLATAPRTFSNSLELNKQMVTFLQDLAVSLGDQNPYEFVKRIITKNAYVLIRSTRRIKTNVEFFTEALKLSNSELIKLLKGHGAEVLDLSSDYMKRNFKNMSEQLQSLGCTPEEVKKFFIDYPPAFFASFEKVSNKIDCFLEKEINIKQLLKKPRVLEFSAENLRNRIEELEKVRYDFRKHGITILDSSRRRFEAKLKKLNAGK comes from the coding sequence ATGACTGTGACCAGGTTGTATGTCAGCTGGAGGTGTTGGAAAATAATGGCTGGTAGGGTGGCAACACAAGCGATGCGTTTGTGCCCAGGGGTAAGATATTCATTCTTTACACCTAATATTTTTCCTGCTGCACTTTTGAAGATAACTTACCTGAGCACGTCCAGTCATGATCAACCAACGGAGACACTCCAAAAACCAGAAAATGGAATTTTAATAGACAATTTGACTGTTTTGGGTGTGGATATTAAGATGGCCAGGAGGAGACAGCCAGGAGTGTTGAGAAAATTGATTACAAATGAAAAATGTGTTGTGGAATTCTTGAGAAGTAAAGGTGCCAACAACAATGACATTGCCAGTATTATTTCAAGATACCCTCGAGCCATTACACGATCCTCTAATCACCTTGACGAAAGATGGCGATTATGGCGAAGTATTTTTAAGACTGACTCTGAAATCATAACTATCATTCAACGTTCTCCAGAATCGTATTTTCGTTCAAGTGATAATGAAAATCTTGAAAAAAATATCAGTTTTCTTCGTTCTCTTGGTTTGACGGCAGCCGACTTGCATCGTATGTTGGCTACTGCTCCCCGAACATTTTCGAACAGTTTGGAACTAAACAAGCAGATGGTAacatttctccaagatcttgctGTTAGTTTGGGTGACCAGAATCCATATGAATTTGTTAAACGGATCATCACTAAAAATGCCTATGTACTTATAAGAAGCACTAGACGGATAAAAACAAACGTTGAATTTTTCACTGAAGCACTGAAACTAAGCAACAGTGAACTTATAAAACTACTTAAAGGACATGGTGCTGAGGTTTTGGACCTTTCCAGCGATTACATGAAAAGAAATTTCAAAAATATGAGTGAACAGTTACAGTCATTAGGGTGCACACCTGAAGAAGTGAAGAAATTTTTTATTGACTATCCACCAGCATTTTTTGCTTCTTTTGAAAAAGTTTCCAATAAAATAGATTGTTTCCTGGAAAAAGAAATTAATATTAAACAACTATTAAAGAAACCCAGAGTACTGGAATTTAGTGCAGAGAATTTGAGAAATCGCATAGAGGAATTAGAAAAGGTTAGATATGACTTTAGAAAACATGGCATTACAATTTTGGATTCGAGTAGAAGAAGATTTGAAGCAAAATTAAAgaagctaaatgcaggcaaatag